A genomic region of Sarcophilus harrisii chromosome 6, mSarHar1.11, whole genome shotgun sequence contains the following coding sequences:
- the MADD gene encoding MAP kinase-activating death domain protein isoform X28 — translation MVQKKKICPRLLDYLVIIGARQPSSDSVAQTPELLRRYPLEDYPEFPLPPDVVFFCQPEGCLSVRQRRMSLRDDTSFVFTLTDKDTGVTRYGICVNFYRSFQKRMPKEKGDGGPGHRAKEATKAVPTPEEASAEKSEGGPSLQPPSADSTPDGNQSPRGKRRAKGGSRSRNSTLTSLCVLSHYPFFTTFRECLYTLKRLVDCCSERLLGKKLAIPRGVQRDTMWRIFTGSLLVEEKSSALLHDLREIEAWIYRLLRSPVPISGQKRVDIEVLPQELQPALTFALPDPSRFSLVDFPLHLPLELLGVDACLQVLSCILLEHKVVLQSRDYNALSMSVMAFVAMIYPLEYMFPVIPLLPTCMASAEQLLLAPTPYIIGVPASFFLYKLDFKMPDDVWLVDLDSNRVIAPTNAEVLPVLPEPESLELKKHLKQALASMSLNTQPILNLEKFHEGQEIPLLLGRPPSDLQSTPSTEFNPLIYGNDVDSVDVATRVAMVRFFNSPNVLQGFQMHTRTLRLFPRPVVAFQAGSFLASRPRQTPFAEKLARTQAVEYFGEWILNPTNYAFQRIHNNMFDPALIGDKPKWYAHQLQPIYYRVYDSNSQLAEALNVPPEQESDSDPTDDSGSDSVDYDDSSSSYSSLGDFVSEMMKCDINGDTPNVDPLTHAALGDASEVAFDELQGNQGDLEEPGPDSENSQDNPQPRSSSSTTASSSPSTIIHGANAESADFTEVEDKTATGFSNPLRALPPSFGKLSLDKREAESGGPPEGLGRRRDYDNPYFEPQYGFPTEEDEDEDEHEESYTPRFQQNLNGSRAQKLLRPNSLKLASDSDAESDSRASSPNSTVSNNSSNEGFGGIMSFASSLYRNHSTSFSLSNLALPTKGARDKTTPFPSLKVFGLNTLMEIVTEAGPGSGEGSRRALVDQKSSVIKHSPTVKRESPSPQGRASNSSENQQFLKEVVHSVLDGQGVGWLSVKKVRRLLESEQLRGFVLSKLNRLAPPEDGAPQETIPDVEISRKVYKGMLDLLKCMVLSLEQSYANAGLGGMASTFGLLEIAQTHYYSKEPDKRKRSPTDGVNTPVSKDPGLAGRGDPKAMAQLRVPQLGPRAPSAMGKGPKELDTRSLKEENFVASIGPEGIKPVFDLGETDEKKSQISADSGVSLLSGSQRSDLESTIGAGPAVMIRSTSQDSEVSNSSGETLGADSDLSSNAGDGPGGDGSAHLAGLRGTVSDSEIETNSASGAIFGKAHSLKPSTKEKAVGSPIRPFEDVSQRVYLYEGLLGRDKGSMWDQLEDAAMETFSMSKERSTLWDQMQFWEDAFLDAVMLEREGMGMDQGPQEMIDRYLSLGEHDRKRLEDDEDRLLATLLNNLISYMLLMKVNKNDIRKKVRRLMGKSHIGLVYGQQINEVLDQLASLNGRDVPLQPSGSRHIKKQTFVVHAGTDTSGDIFFMEVCDDCVVLRSSIGTVSERWWYEKLINMTYCPKTKVLCLWRRNGPETQLNKFYTKKCRELYYCVKDSMERAAARQHSAKPGPELGGEFPVQDMRTGEGGLLQVTLEGINLKFMHSQFLKLKKW, via the exons ATGGTGCAGAAGAAGAAGATTTGCCCTCGGTTACTGGACTACCTAGTGATCATTGGGGCCAG GCAACCAAGCAGCGACAGCGTGGCCCAGACCCCAGAGTTGCTCCGACGATACCCCTTGGAGGACTACCCTGAATTCCCCCTCCCTCCGGATGTGGTGTTCTTCTGCCAGCCGGAGGGATGCCTGAGCGTGCGGCAGCGGCGCATGAGCCTGCGGGATGACACCTCCTTTGTCTTCACCCTCACTGACAAGGACACTGGGGTCACGCGCTATGGCATCTGTGTCAACTTCTACCGTTCCTTCCAGAAGCGAATGCCCAAAGAAAAGGGGGATGGTGGCCCCGGGCACCGTGCAAAGGAAGCTACCAAGGCCGTTCCCACTCCAGAGGAGGCAAGCGCAGAGAAGTCAGAGGGTGGCCCTTCCTTGCAGCCCCCCAGTGCTGACTCGACCCCTGATGGGAACCAGTCTCCTCGGGGCAAACGCCGGGCAAAGGGGGGAAGCCGCTCCCGCAACAGCACCCTGACATCCCTGTGCGTGCTCAGCCATTATCCTTTCTTCACGACTTTCCGAGAATGTCTATATACCCTCAAGCGTTTGGTGGATTGTTGCAGTGAGCGACTGCTGGGCAAGAAACTGGCCATCCCCCGAGGGGTACAGAG GGACACCATGTGGCGTATCTTCACGGGCTCGCTCCTGGTAGAAGAGAAATCCAGTGCCCTTCTGCATGACCTGCGTGAGATCGAAGCGTGGATCTATCGATTGTTGCGCTCTCCAGTGCCCATATCTGGCCAGAAGCGAGTAGACATTGAAGTTCTCCCCCAGGAGCTACAACCCGCCCTGACCTTTGCCCTCCCTGACCCATCTCGATTCTCTCTGGTAGATTTCCCATTGCATCTACCTTTGGAACTCCTGGGTGTGGACGCCTGTCTGCAGGTGTTGTCTTGCATCTTGCTGGAGCACAAG GTGGTGTTACAGTCGCGAGACTACAATGCGCTCTCCATGTCTGTGATGGCATTTGTAGCAATGATCTACCCCCTGGAGTATATGTTTCCTGTTATTCCGTTGCTTCCTACTTGCATGGCGTCTGCAGAGCAG CTGCTTCTGGCTCCTACTCCTTACATTATTGGGGTCCCTGCCAGCTTCTTCCTCTACAAACTAGACTTCAAGATGCCAGATGATGTTTGGCTGGTGGATCTGGACAGCAACCGG GTGATCGCACCAACCAATGCAGAGGTGTTGCCCGTCCTGCCAGAGCCCGAATCCTTAGAACTGAAAAAGCACTTGAAGCAG GCACTGGCCAGCATGAGTCTGAACACTCAGCCTATCCTCAACTTGGAGAAGTTCCATGAGGGTCAAGAGATCCCACTACTCTTGGGAAGACCACCCAGTGATTTGCAATCTACCCCTTCCACTGAATTCAATCCCCTCATCTATGGCAATGATGTAGATTCAGTGGATGTGGCTACCAG GGTGGCCATGGTGAGATTCTTCAACTCCCCCAATGTGCTTCAGGGTTTCCAGATGCACACACGCACTCTGCGTCTCTTCCCCCGACCTGTGGTAGCCTTCCAAGCTGGCTCCTTTCTAGCCTCACGTCCCCGACAGACCCCCTTTGCTGAGAAATTGGCCAGGACCCAAGCCGTGGAATACTTTGGTGAATGGATCCTCAACCCCACCAACTATGCTTTCCAGCGAATCCACAACA ACATGTTTGACCCGGCCCTGATTGGCGACAAGCCCAAGTGGTACGCCCACCAGCTGCAGCCGATCTATTACCGTGTCTATGACAGTAACTCCCAGCTGGCCGAGGCCCTGAATGTGCCGCCCGAGCAGGAATCTGACTCTGACCCAACTGACGACAG TGGCAGTGACAGTGTGGATTACGATGACTCAAGCTCTTCCTACTCATCCCTTGGTGACTTTGTTAGTGAGATGATGAAATGCGATATCAATGGTGACACACCCA ATGTGGATCCGCTAACACATGCAGCACTGGGTGACGCCAGCGAAGTGGCATTTGATGAGCTGCAGGGAAACCAGGGAGATTTGGAGGAACCCGGTCCAGACAGCGAGAATTCCCAGGACAATCCCCAGCCTCGTTCCAGCTCCAGCACGACGGCCAGCAGCAGCCCCAGTACCATCATTCACGGAGCCAACGCT GAATCGGCTGATTTTACCGAGGTGGAGGACAAGACAGCGACAGGATTCTCCAACCCCCTCCGTGCTTTGCCTCCCAGTTTTGGCAAATTGAGCTTGGATAAGCGTGAGGCAGAGAGTGGGGGTCCCCCAGAGGGATTGGGGCGCAGGCGCGACTATGACAATCCATACTTTGAACCTCAGTATGGATTTCCCACCgaggaagatgaagatgaagatgagcACGAGGAGAGTTATACCCCACGATTTCAACAAAACCTCAATGGCAGTAG GGCTCAAAAACTGCTGCGGCCCAATAGCCTCAAGCTGGCGAGCGATTCAGATGCAGAGTCGGACTCTCGGGCGAGTTCTCCCAACTCCACCGTCTCCAACAACAGCAGCAATGAGGGCTTCGGGGGTATCATGTCTTTTGCCA GCAGCCTCTACCGGAACCACAGcaccagcttcagcctctcaAACCTTGCGCTGCCCACCAAAGGGGCCAGAGACAAAACAACACCCTTCCCTAGTCTCAAAG TATTTGGGCTAAATACTCTAATGGAGATTGTTACTGAAGCCGGCCCCGGGAGCGGTGAAG GAAGCCGGCGAGCCTTGGTGGACCAGAAGTCCTCGGTCATCAAGCACAGCCCCACAGTGAAGAGAGAGTCTCCGTCTCCTCAGGGACGAGCCAGCAATTCCAG CGAGAACCAGCAGTTCCTGAAAGAGGTGGTGCACAGTGTTCTGGACGGCCAGGGAGTGGGCTGGCTCAGCGTGAAGAAGGTGAGGAGGCTGCTGGAGAGTGAGCAGCTGCGAGGTTTTGTCCTGAGCAAGCTGAACCGCCTGGCACCCCCCGAGGATGGCGCCCCCCAGGAGACGATCCCCGATGTG GAGATAAGCCGCAAGGTCTACAAAGGGATGCTGGACCTTCTCAAGTGCATGGTGCTGAGCCTGGAACAGTCCTATGCCAATGCCGGCCTGGGAGGCATGGCCAGCACCTTTGGCCTTCTAGAGATTGCCCAGACCCATTACTATAGCAAAG AGCCCGACAAACGGAAGAGAAGTCCCACAGATGGTGTGAACACACCGGTTAGCAAGGATCCAGGCCTGGCTGGGAGAGGCGACCCAAAAGCCATGGCACAGCTGAGGGTTCCCCAGTTGGGACCACGGGCACCAAGTGCTATGGGAAAGGGCCCCAAGGAGCTGGACACCAGGAGCCTAAAGGAAGAGAATTTTGTGGCTTCCATTG GGCCTGAAGGAATCAAACCTGTCTTTGACCTTGGTGAGACAGATGAGAAAAAGTCCCAGATCAGTGCAGACAGCGGAGTGAGCCTGCTGTCTGGTTCGCAG AGAAGTGACCTGGAATCTACCATTGGCGCAGGCCCCGCAGTTATGATCCGAAGCACAAGCCAGGATTCTGAA GTGAGTAACAGTTCTGGAGAAACATTGGGAGCAGACAGTGACCTGAGCAGCAATGCAGGTGACGGACCAGGTGGTGATGGCAGTGCCCACTTGGCAGGACTTCGTGGCACTGTGTCTGACAGCGAAATTGAGACCAATTCTGCCTCGGGAGCCATCTTT GGCAAAGCCCACAGTCTGAAGCCAAGTACAAAGGAGAAAGCAGTGGGCAGCCCCATTCGTCCTTTTGAAGATGTGAGCCAGCGTGTCTACCTCTATGAGGGACTCTTAG GAAGGGACAAAGGATCCATGTGGGACCAGTTAGAGGATGCAGCTATGGAGACCTTCTCTATGA GTAAAGAACGTTCTACCCTGTGGGATCAGATGCAGTTCTGGGAAGATGCCTTCCTGGATGCTGTGATGTTGGAGAGAGAAGGGATGGGCATGGATCAGGGACCTCAGGAAATGATCGACAG GTACCTGTCCTTGGGAGAACATGACCGCAAGCGCCTGGAGGATGACGAAGATAGATTACTGGCCACACTCCTGAACAATCTCATCTCCTATATGCTTCTGATGAAG GTGAACAAGAATGACATCCGGAAGAAGGTGAGACGCCTCATGGGGAAATCTCACATTGGGCTTGTTTATGGCCAGCAGATAAATGAAGTGTTGGATCAGTTGGCCAGCCTG AATGGGCGGGACGTGCCTCTGCAGCCGAGCGGCAGCCGTCACATCAAGAAACAGACCTTTGTGGTGCATGCGGGGACGGACACCAGTGGGGATATCTTCTTCATGGAG GTGTGCGATGACTGCGTGGTCTTGCGCAGCAGCATCGGGACGGTGTCCGAGCGCTGGTGGTATGAGAAGCTCATCAACATGACCTACTGCCCCAAGACCAAGGTGCTGTGTCTGTGGAGACGGAATGGGCCCGAGACGCAGCTGAACAAGTTCTACACCAAGAAG TGTCGGGAGCTGTACTACTGCGTGAAGGACAGCATGGAGCGAGCTGCGGCTCGACAGCACAGCGCCAAGCCAG GTCCCGAGCTGGGCGGTGAGTTCCCAGTGCAGGACATGAGGACAGGCGAGGGTGGCTTGCTTCAGGTTACGCTGGAGGGCATCAACCTTAAGTTCATGCATAGCCAG TTCCTGAAACTAAAGAAGTGGTGA
- the MADD gene encoding MAP kinase-activating death domain protein isoform X13: MVQKKKICPRLLDYLVIIGARQPSSDSVAQTPELLRRYPLEDYPEFPLPPDVVFFCQPEGCLSVRQRRMSLRDDTSFVFTLTDKDTGVTRYGICVNFYRSFQKRMPKEKGDGGPGHRAKEATKAVPTPEEASAEKSEGGPSLQPPSADSTPDGNQSPRGKRRAKGGSRSRNSTLTSLCVLSHYPFFTTFRECLYTLKRLVDCCSERLLGKKLAIPRGVQRDTMWRIFTGSLLVEEKSSALLHDLREIEAWIYRLLRSPVPISGQKRVDIEVLPQELQPALTFALPDPSRFSLVDFPLHLPLELLGVDACLQVLSCILLEHKVVLQSRDYNALSMSVMAFVAMIYPLEYMFPVIPLLPTCMASAEQLLLAPTPYIIGVPASFFLYKLDFKMPDDVWLVDLDSNRVIAPTNAEVLPVLPEPESLELKKHLKQALASMSLNTQPILNLEKFHEGQEIPLLLGRPPSDLQSTPSTEFNPLIYGNDVDSVDVATRVAMVRFFNSPNVLQGFQMHTRTLRLFPRPVVAFQAGSFLASRPRQTPFAEKLARTQAVEYFGEWILNPTNYAFQRIHNNMFDPALIGDKPKWYAHQLQPIYYRVYDSNSQLAEALNVPPEQESDSDPTDDSGSDSVDYDDSSSSYSSLGDFVSEMMKCDINGDTPNVDPLTHAALGDASEVAFDELQGNQGDLEEPGPDSENSQDNPQPRSSSSTTASSSPSTIIHGANAESADFTEVEDKTATGFSNPLRALPPSFGKLSLDKREAESGGPPEGLGRRRDYDNPYFEPQYGFPTEEDEDEDEHEESYTPRFQQNLNGSRAQKLLRPNSLKLASDSDAESDSRASSPNSTVSNNSSNEGFGGIMSFASSLYRNHSTSFSLSNLALPTKGARDKTTPFPSLKVFGLNTLMEIVTEAGPGSGEGSRRALVDQKSSVIKHSPTVKRESPSPQGRASNSSENQQFLKEVVHSVLDGQGVGWLSVKKEISRKVYKGMLDLLKCMVLSLEQSYANAGLGGMASTFGLLEIAQTHYYSKEPDKRKRSPTDGVNTPVSKDPGLAGRGDPKAMAQLRVPQLGPRAPSAMGKGPKELDTRSLKEENFVASIELWNKHQEVKKQKALDKQRPEGIKPVFDLGETDEKKSQISADSGVSLLSGSQRSDLESTIGAGPAVMIRSTSQDSEVSTVVSNSSGETLGADSDLSSNAGDGPGGDGSAHLAGLRGTVSDSEIETNSASGAIFGKAHSLKPSTKEKAVGSPIRPFEDVSQRVYLYEGLLGRDKGSMWDQLEDAAMETFSMSKERSTLWDQMQFWEDAFLDAVMLEREGMGMDQGPQEMIDRYLSLGEHDRKRLEDDEDRLLATLLNNLISYMLLMKVNKNDIRKKVRRLMGKSHIGLVYGQQINEVLDQLASLNGRDVPLQPSGSRHIKKQTFVVHAGTDTSGDIFFMEVCDDCVVLRSSIGTVSERWWYEKLINMTYCPKTKVLCLWRRNGPETQLNKFYTKKCRELYYCVKDSMERAAARQHSAKPGPELGGEFPVQDMRTGEGGLLQVTLEGINLKFMHSQERKVFIELNHIKKCNTVRGVFVLEEFVPETKEVVSHKYKTPMAHEICYSVLCLFSYVAAARSKEAESRSKPPRPVSS, encoded by the exons ATGGTGCAGAAGAAGAAGATTTGCCCTCGGTTACTGGACTACCTAGTGATCATTGGGGCCAG GCAACCAAGCAGCGACAGCGTGGCCCAGACCCCAGAGTTGCTCCGACGATACCCCTTGGAGGACTACCCTGAATTCCCCCTCCCTCCGGATGTGGTGTTCTTCTGCCAGCCGGAGGGATGCCTGAGCGTGCGGCAGCGGCGCATGAGCCTGCGGGATGACACCTCCTTTGTCTTCACCCTCACTGACAAGGACACTGGGGTCACGCGCTATGGCATCTGTGTCAACTTCTACCGTTCCTTCCAGAAGCGAATGCCCAAAGAAAAGGGGGATGGTGGCCCCGGGCACCGTGCAAAGGAAGCTACCAAGGCCGTTCCCACTCCAGAGGAGGCAAGCGCAGAGAAGTCAGAGGGTGGCCCTTCCTTGCAGCCCCCCAGTGCTGACTCGACCCCTGATGGGAACCAGTCTCCTCGGGGCAAACGCCGGGCAAAGGGGGGAAGCCGCTCCCGCAACAGCACCCTGACATCCCTGTGCGTGCTCAGCCATTATCCTTTCTTCACGACTTTCCGAGAATGTCTATATACCCTCAAGCGTTTGGTGGATTGTTGCAGTGAGCGACTGCTGGGCAAGAAACTGGCCATCCCCCGAGGGGTACAGAG GGACACCATGTGGCGTATCTTCACGGGCTCGCTCCTGGTAGAAGAGAAATCCAGTGCCCTTCTGCATGACCTGCGTGAGATCGAAGCGTGGATCTATCGATTGTTGCGCTCTCCAGTGCCCATATCTGGCCAGAAGCGAGTAGACATTGAAGTTCTCCCCCAGGAGCTACAACCCGCCCTGACCTTTGCCCTCCCTGACCCATCTCGATTCTCTCTGGTAGATTTCCCATTGCATCTACCTTTGGAACTCCTGGGTGTGGACGCCTGTCTGCAGGTGTTGTCTTGCATCTTGCTGGAGCACAAG GTGGTGTTACAGTCGCGAGACTACAATGCGCTCTCCATGTCTGTGATGGCATTTGTAGCAATGATCTACCCCCTGGAGTATATGTTTCCTGTTATTCCGTTGCTTCCTACTTGCATGGCGTCTGCAGAGCAG CTGCTTCTGGCTCCTACTCCTTACATTATTGGGGTCCCTGCCAGCTTCTTCCTCTACAAACTAGACTTCAAGATGCCAGATGATGTTTGGCTGGTGGATCTGGACAGCAACCGG GTGATCGCACCAACCAATGCAGAGGTGTTGCCCGTCCTGCCAGAGCCCGAATCCTTAGAACTGAAAAAGCACTTGAAGCAG GCACTGGCCAGCATGAGTCTGAACACTCAGCCTATCCTCAACTTGGAGAAGTTCCATGAGGGTCAAGAGATCCCACTACTCTTGGGAAGACCACCCAGTGATTTGCAATCTACCCCTTCCACTGAATTCAATCCCCTCATCTATGGCAATGATGTAGATTCAGTGGATGTGGCTACCAG GGTGGCCATGGTGAGATTCTTCAACTCCCCCAATGTGCTTCAGGGTTTCCAGATGCACACACGCACTCTGCGTCTCTTCCCCCGACCTGTGGTAGCCTTCCAAGCTGGCTCCTTTCTAGCCTCACGTCCCCGACAGACCCCCTTTGCTGAGAAATTGGCCAGGACCCAAGCCGTGGAATACTTTGGTGAATGGATCCTCAACCCCACCAACTATGCTTTCCAGCGAATCCACAACA ACATGTTTGACCCGGCCCTGATTGGCGACAAGCCCAAGTGGTACGCCCACCAGCTGCAGCCGATCTATTACCGTGTCTATGACAGTAACTCCCAGCTGGCCGAGGCCCTGAATGTGCCGCCCGAGCAGGAATCTGACTCTGACCCAACTGACGACAG TGGCAGTGACAGTGTGGATTACGATGACTCAAGCTCTTCCTACTCATCCCTTGGTGACTTTGTTAGTGAGATGATGAAATGCGATATCAATGGTGACACACCCA ATGTGGATCCGCTAACACATGCAGCACTGGGTGACGCCAGCGAAGTGGCATTTGATGAGCTGCAGGGAAACCAGGGAGATTTGGAGGAACCCGGTCCAGACAGCGAGAATTCCCAGGACAATCCCCAGCCTCGTTCCAGCTCCAGCACGACGGCCAGCAGCAGCCCCAGTACCATCATTCACGGAGCCAACGCT GAATCGGCTGATTTTACCGAGGTGGAGGACAAGACAGCGACAGGATTCTCCAACCCCCTCCGTGCTTTGCCTCCCAGTTTTGGCAAATTGAGCTTGGATAAGCGTGAGGCAGAGAGTGGGGGTCCCCCAGAGGGATTGGGGCGCAGGCGCGACTATGACAATCCATACTTTGAACCTCAGTATGGATTTCCCACCgaggaagatgaagatgaagatgagcACGAGGAGAGTTATACCCCACGATTTCAACAAAACCTCAATGGCAGTAG GGCTCAAAAACTGCTGCGGCCCAATAGCCTCAAGCTGGCGAGCGATTCAGATGCAGAGTCGGACTCTCGGGCGAGTTCTCCCAACTCCACCGTCTCCAACAACAGCAGCAATGAGGGCTTCGGGGGTATCATGTCTTTTGCCA GCAGCCTCTACCGGAACCACAGcaccagcttcagcctctcaAACCTTGCGCTGCCCACCAAAGGGGCCAGAGACAAAACAACACCCTTCCCTAGTCTCAAAG TATTTGGGCTAAATACTCTAATGGAGATTGTTACTGAAGCCGGCCCCGGGAGCGGTGAAG GAAGCCGGCGAGCCTTGGTGGACCAGAAGTCCTCGGTCATCAAGCACAGCCCCACAGTGAAGAGAGAGTCTCCGTCTCCTCAGGGACGAGCCAGCAATTCCAG CGAGAACCAGCAGTTCCTGAAAGAGGTGGTGCACAGTGTTCTGGACGGCCAGGGAGTGGGCTGGCTCAGCGTGAAGAAG GAGATAAGCCGCAAGGTCTACAAAGGGATGCTGGACCTTCTCAAGTGCATGGTGCTGAGCCTGGAACAGTCCTATGCCAATGCCGGCCTGGGAGGCATGGCCAGCACCTTTGGCCTTCTAGAGATTGCCCAGACCCATTACTATAGCAAAG AGCCCGACAAACGGAAGAGAAGTCCCACAGATGGTGTGAACACACCGGTTAGCAAGGATCCAGGCCTGGCTGGGAGAGGCGACCCAAAAGCCATGGCACAGCTGAGGGTTCCCCAGTTGGGACCACGGGCACCAAGTGCTATGGGAAAGGGCCCCAAGGAGCTGGACACCAGGAGCCTAAAGGAAGAGAATTTTGTGGCTTCCATTG AGTTGTGGAACAAGCACCAggaagtgaaaaaacaaaaagctttggACAAACAGA GGCCTGAAGGAATCAAACCTGTCTTTGACCTTGGTGAGACAGATGAGAAAAAGTCCCAGATCAGTGCAGACAGCGGAGTGAGCCTGCTGTCTGGTTCGCAG AGAAGTGACCTGGAATCTACCATTGGCGCAGGCCCCGCAGTTATGATCCGAAGCACAAGCCAGGATTCTGAAGTTAGCACTGTG GTGAGTAACAGTTCTGGAGAAACATTGGGAGCAGACAGTGACCTGAGCAGCAATGCAGGTGACGGACCAGGTGGTGATGGCAGTGCCCACTTGGCAGGACTTCGTGGCACTGTGTCTGACAGCGAAATTGAGACCAATTCTGCCTCGGGAGCCATCTTT GGCAAAGCCCACAGTCTGAAGCCAAGTACAAAGGAGAAAGCAGTGGGCAGCCCCATTCGTCCTTTTGAAGATGTGAGCCAGCGTGTCTACCTCTATGAGGGACTCTTAG GAAGGGACAAAGGATCCATGTGGGACCAGTTAGAGGATGCAGCTATGGAGACCTTCTCTATGA GTAAAGAACGTTCTACCCTGTGGGATCAGATGCAGTTCTGGGAAGATGCCTTCCTGGATGCTGTGATGTTGGAGAGAGAAGGGATGGGCATGGATCAGGGACCTCAGGAAATGATCGACAG GTACCTGTCCTTGGGAGAACATGACCGCAAGCGCCTGGAGGATGACGAAGATAGATTACTGGCCACACTCCTGAACAATCTCATCTCCTATATGCTTCTGATGAAG GTGAACAAGAATGACATCCGGAAGAAGGTGAGACGCCTCATGGGGAAATCTCACATTGGGCTTGTTTATGGCCAGCAGATAAATGAAGTGTTGGATCAGTTGGCCAGCCTG AATGGGCGGGACGTGCCTCTGCAGCCGAGCGGCAGCCGTCACATCAAGAAACAGACCTTTGTGGTGCATGCGGGGACGGACACCAGTGGGGATATCTTCTTCATGGAG GTGTGCGATGACTGCGTGGTCTTGCGCAGCAGCATCGGGACGGTGTCCGAGCGCTGGTGGTATGAGAAGCTCATCAACATGACCTACTGCCCCAAGACCAAGGTGCTGTGTCTGTGGAGACGGAATGGGCCCGAGACGCAGCTGAACAAGTTCTACACCAAGAAG TGTCGGGAGCTGTACTACTGCGTGAAGGACAGCATGGAGCGAGCTGCGGCTCGACAGCACAGCGCCAAGCCAG GTCCCGAGCTGGGCGGTGAGTTCCCAGTGCAGGACATGAGGACAGGCGAGGGTGGCTTGCTTCAGGTTACGCTGGAGGGCATCAACCTTAAGTTCATGCATAGCCAG GAGCGGAAG GTTTTCATAGAGCTGAATCACATTAAAAAGTGCAATACAGTCCGAGGCGTCTTTGTCCTGGAGGAATTTG TTCCTGAAACTAAAGAAGTGGTGAGCCACAAGTACAAGACACCGATG GCCCACGAGATCTGCTACTCCGTGTTGTGTCTCTTCTCCTACGTGGCTGCCGCGCGGAGCAAGGAGGCCGAGAGCCGAAGCAAGCCCCCGCGGCCCGTCTCCAGCTGA